AGCAAAGTGAAAAGGAAAGTGATAAGCAAAAAGACTTAGGTGAAGAATTAGCTGATGTTGTATTTGTGGTTTTATGTTTAGCAAACCAAACTGGTGTGAACTTGCAAGAAGCTTTTGATAAAAAGTTAGATTTTAAAACCAAAAGAGATCACGATCGTCACCATAACAATGAAAAGTTAAAATAATGGCGTTACATCATAATATAGGAAAGAAGTTATTTTGGGTAAATACTTTTAAAGTAGCGATTCCATTTTTTATCATAGTTGTAATATTCTCACTATTGTTCAATAGTGCGAGTGATATCTTCTCTGGAAATTTTGATAAGGTTGCAGAAGTACATTTTACAAATAAGAAATGGGTTCGATTTTTTTTAGGAAAAATAGTAATAAGTATTATGTACGGAATGTACACTTCAAATAAAAAAATGAAATAAAAAAAGCGAGTTTTTAAACTCGCTTTTTTTATGATTGTTAATCCAATTGAATAAAGTCAATCTGACTATCTTTTACCTTTTGATTCAATTGTTTTACTTCTGAATTGAAGATTTGGTATAGTTTATTCAATTCAATATCAATGTCTTTTGTGATTTCATTTTTGAATGCAATTGCTTGATCAGTTGGTTTGAAATCGCCGATTCTCGTTAATGAATTTAAATGCCCTAACTTGTTGTTTAATTTAATCGGGAAGTTTAATGGATCTTGATTACTCTTACTTTTTGTTTGATATAAATTGTTTTCAACAACAGTCATATCTTTAAGTAATTTATCCGCAAAATCAATTAACTCTTTGTGTTTCTTTTTATCTTGAATAGACTTCTTTAACGTTTTTATCTGACCTCTAACTTTCTTTACATTTTTCAATGCTTTATGAATTTCCGTCATCTTTGCATTGATACTGTTTATAAAATCAAACTGAGCTTTTAAATCTGCTTCTGAAGATTCTGAATTCGGTTTGTTTTTAATACTGAAGTTTTGAGATGTAGATTTTCCATTTACTTCAAGCGCAACACTATAGTTTCCTGGTAAAGCCATTGGTCCGTTCAAAGAAGCCCACCATAAAATCATTCCTTTTACGCGTTCAGCTCCAGAATACATCATGTCCCAGTGGAAAACATTATTTCCTTGTTTAACTTTAAGTTTTTTCTCTTTGTCCTTTTTGTTTGGGTGCGTACTGAAAACTTGGATTTTGTTTTTAGCACTGTCAAAAAATGAAAGCGAAATAGTATCTTTTTCTGAATAGTTTTTTACAAAGTAATTAATCGGAACTCCGCCATAATAATTAGTTCCGTTTCTTTTTGAAGTTGCTCCATTACCACCACCCATTCTATAGCTTTCTTTTGGTTTATACATAAAGAAGTCTTTATTAGTGATAGATGTGTTTAATTGATGAAGCGGAGTTAAATCATCAATAATCCATAAAGATCTACCTTGAGTAGCCGCAATTAAGTTATCTTCTTTTACAGCTAAATCAGTAATAGGAACAATAGGTAAATTCAATTGGAATTTTTGCCACTCTTTACCATCATTAAAAGAAACGTAAATTCCTCTTTCTGTACCAGCATATAACAATCCTTTTCTTTTCGGATCTGCTCTTAATGCTCTGGTAAAATCTTCATTTCCGATACCGTTTGTGATTTTTTTCCAAGAAGCACCGTAATCTTCAGTTTTATAAATGTATGGTTGATAATCTCCCGTTTTATATTTCGTTCCAACAATGTAAGCTCCTCCTTTTGTAAACGGATCAATTTCGATGCAATTAATCATCATCCATTCAGGCATTTTTTTAGGTGTAATATTTGTCCAGTTTTTACCGCCATCTCTAGTTATATGGACCAAACCATCATCAGATCCTGTGTAAATAACACCATTTTCATTAGGAACTTCTGCTATTGCGAAGATTGTCCCATAATATTCCACTCCAGTATTATCTTTTGTGATTGGTCCTCCTGATGGGCCTAATGTTTTCGGATCATTTCTCGTTAAATCTGGACTAATAATTTCCCAAGATTGACCTTCGTTTGTAGTGGCATGAACATGATTAGAAGTTGCATATAATTTCTTAGGATTATTCGGTGAAAATAACACAGGGAAATTCCACTGGAAACGATATTTAAAATCTTCAGCTCCATGTCCCATTGGGTCATCTGGCCACACGTTAATAGCTCTTACAGATCCTGTTTTATGATTAACACGCGTTAACAATCCTCCATAACTTCCTCCGTAGGCAATGTCATTATTTAAAGGATCTACTGCAATATGCGCACTTTCTCCTCCTGCTGTACTTTCCCAATCTTGATTCGTAATAAATCTTCCATCTGTTCTATGAGAAATTCTAATTGTGGAATTATCTTGTTGAGCCACGTAAATTCTATATGGGAAATGATTGTCTGTGGTTACGCGATAAAATTGAGAAGTTGGTTGATTTAAATAGGTAGACCAATTTTCTCCAGCATCAAAAGAAATTTGTCCTCCACCATCGTCAGCAATTATCATTCTTTGATTGTCTTCTGGAGCAATCCATAAATCATGATGATCTCCATGAGGAGCGTTATAGGTTTTATACGTTTTACCACCATCTGTAGATTTGTGGTAACGAACATTCATTACATAAACAATATTTTCATCTTGAGTATCTGCATAGATACGTGTGTAGTACCAAGCTCTTTGACGTAATTTACGTTCGCTATTAATTAGTTTCCATGTTTTTCCTGCATCGGTAGATTTATAAACTCCACCTTTTTCATTCTCGATTAAAGCATAAACAATTTCTGAATTTACAGGAGAAACAGCTAAACCTGAAATACCCCAAGTTCCTTTTGGTAATCCGTCATTTTCAGAAATATTCGTCCAAGTTTCACCTTCATCTGTACTTTTCCAAATAGCAGAACCTTCTCCACCACTAGATAAACTATAAGGAGTTCTTCTTACATTCCAAGTTGAAGCATATAAAACTCTTGGATTATTTGGATCTATAATTAAATCAATTGCACCAGCATCTGCATTACTGAATAAAACTCTTTTCCAGTTCTTTCCTCCGTCAATCGACTTATAAACTCCTCTTTCTTGAGTTGATTTATATAAATCACCCATTACAGCGGCAAAAACAACATCAGGGTTTTTAGGATGAATTCTTATTCTTGGAATATGTCTAGAATTTGGTAATCCCATATGTTTCCATGTTTTACCTGCGTTTTCAGATTTCCAAACACCATCCCCAGAAGAAACATTTCCACGAACGGTTTTTTCTCCCATTCCAACATAAATAATGTTGTTGTCCCATTCGCTAACAGCTATCGATCCTACTGATCCACCAAAAAATCCATCAGAAATATTTTGCCAAGTATTTCCAGCGTCAATTGTTTTCCAAATTCCACCTCCGGTTGTTCCCATGTAGAATAAATTTGGCTTTTTGGAAACTCCAGTTACAGCACAACTTCTTCCGCCACGAAATGGACCGATGTTTCTCCATTCGATTGCGTTAAAATATTCTTCAGAAAATTGGCTATTATTTTTTTGAGCGTTAACTTTGATATTCGCGAATAGGAGCAGAAATGCTCCTAATAAAAGTAGTTTTTTCATTTGATTTAGTTGATTAAGATGCTAAATATAAAATTTTGTTAATGGACTTATTGTTAAAGATTCCTAAAAATCAATTATTTAAAAATAGTATTGTTGTATCAGGTTCAAAAAGTGAATCGAACAGATTATTAATACTACAACAATTATATCCTCAACTGGTTATTGAGAATTTATCTAATTCAGATGATTCTGTGCATATGCAACATGCCTTAAAAGGAGAAGGAGAGGTTGCTGATATCGGTCATGCTGGAACTGCCATGCGATTTTTAACTGCTTTTTTTGCTACCCAAGAAGGAAAAACTAAAGTTTTACAAGGATCGGAAAGAATGCATAATCGTCCGATTAAGATTTTAGTCGACGCTCTGAGAGATTTAGGAGCAGAAATTTCTTACATCGAAAAAGAAGGATATCCGCCATTAAAGATTACAGGTAAAAAACTAGAAAAGAGTACAGTTGCTATTCAAGGAAATGTGAGTAGTCAGTACATCTCGGCGTTATTATTAATTGCATCAAGTTTGCCAAATGGTTTAGAGATTGAATTGTTAGGAGAAATCACTTCGATTCCATATATCAAAATGACATTAAGTTTACTAAGTCAATTAGGAATTGAAAGTACATTTGAAGGAAATTTGATTAAGGTAAATCCGTTAGCAAATATTGAAGGAAAGAAAGTCGTTGTTGAAGCTGATTGGAGTTCTGCATCTTACTTTTATTCTTTAGTTGCGTTAAGTGAAATAGGAACTGAAATTGAATTATCATCTTATAAAAAAGAGAGTTTACAAGGGGATAGTTGTTTAGCTGAAATTTATAAACATTTTGGTGTTACTACTACGTTTGAAGAGTATACAATCCTACTGAAAAAAGAGAAGGAAACAAGTACTTCTTTATTAGAGCTAGATTTGGTAAAAGCACCAGATATTGCTCAAACGATTGCCGTTACATGTTTTGCTTTAGGTGTTCCTTGTAAATTAGAAGGTCTACATACGCTGAAAATCAAAGAAACGGATAGATTAGAAGCATTAAGAGAGGAAATAACTAAACTTGGTGGAAATATTACGGTAACTAATGAAGAGTTACACTTAGAGTCTTCATCTGAAATAAATGAAAACATAGCTATAGAAACATACAATGATCATAGAATGGCTATGGCATTTACTCCTTTGGCATTAAAAGTACCAATTCAAATAAACGACGCTAAAGTTGTTACGAAGTCATATAGAAACTTCTGGGCAGACTTTGAAAACGTCGGGATTCCACAAGAAGTTCTAAAATAATATAGGAAACGCTTGACAAGGCCTATGTTGAAATCGTATATTTGGCGCCATTAATAAATACTCAATAATGAAATTATCTCAATTTAACTTCGAATTACCACCAGAGTTATTAGCAGAATACCCATCAGAGCATAGGGATGAAGCTCGTTTAATGGTTTTAAACCGTAAAGAACAAACTATTGAACACAAGTTGTTTAAAGATTTAATCAACTATTTTGATGAAGGTGATGTAATGATGTTGAATAACACCAAAGTATTTCCGGCTAGAATGTATGGAAATAAAGAAAAAACTGGTGCTAGAATTGAAGTGTTCTTATTGAGAGAATTAAATGCGGAACACAGACTTTGGGATGTTTTAGTAGATCCTGCTCGTAAAATCCGTATTGGTAATAAGTTATTCTTCGGAGATGATGAGAGTTTAGTAGCTGAGGTTATTGATAACACTACTTCTAGAGGAAGAACGTTACGTTTTTTATTCGATGGTCCTTATGACGAGTTTAGAAGAAAACTTATTGAATTAGGTCAAACACCATTACCAAAATACATCAAAAGAGATGTTGAGCCAGAAGATGAAGAGCGTTACCAAACAATTTATGCAAAGCATGAAGGAGCTGTAGCTGCACCAACTGCAGGTTTACACTTTTCTAAGCACTTAATGAAGCGTTTAGAAATCAAAGGAGTTGATTTTGCAGAAATGACTTTACACGTAGGTTTAGGTACTTTTAATCCTGTAGAGGTTGAAGATTTATCTAAGCATAAAATGGATTCTGAGAAAATTATCATTCCAGAAGAAGCATGTAATGTGGTAAACAATGCCTTAGAAAACAAGAAAAGAATTTGTGCTGTTGGAACAACGGTAATGAGAACTGTTGAATCATCGGTTTCTGCTAACCAAAGATTAAACGAATTTACGGGTTGGACGAATAAATTTATTTTTCCTCCATATGATTTCAGTATTGCAAATTCAATGGTTACGAACTTCCATACTCCTAAGTCAACATTATTAATGATGGTTGCTGCATTTGCGGGTTATGATTTTGTAATGGAAGCCTACGAACAGGCAGTAAAAGAGAAGTATAAATTTTATTCTTACGGAGATGCGATGTTAATTATCTAATATAATTAATTGATCAAAATATTTTAGAAACTGGGAAGTGTATACTTTCCAGTTTTTTTATTTTTAAGTGCTCCTTAATTAATAATAATATGCTAGAAGAATTTTTAAGAAGTTTTCAAGTTTTAACAGAAGAGGAAATTTTAAAATTTAAAAGTCAAGCTCAATATAGAAAGATCTCCAAGGGTGATTTTTTTGCTCAAAGCGGTAAAGTGAGTAGAGAAGTTGGTTTCATTAATCATGGGATTTTAAGATCATTTTACTTGTCCTCTGCGGAAGAAGATGTAACCTATTGTTTCAGATTTACGGGTTCTTTTTGTTCTGCATATTCTTCATTTATCACAGGAAAACCTTCCATAGAAAGTTTACAAGCAATTACAGATGTTGAGGTTATGGTTTGGACTAAAGAACAATTAGTTCAGCTTGAAAAAGAAAGTCCAAACTGGACAATGTTATTGAAAATACTTACTGAATATGAGTACTTTGAACTAGAACGAAGAGTGTTTATGCTACAAAGAGAACCTGCGGAGAAAAAGTATTTAGATTTAATGGAACATCAACCAGAATTGATTAAAGAAATTCCACTGAATTATTTAGCATCTTACTTAGGAATTACACAAAGACACTTAAGTAGAATTAGGAAAACTGTTTATTAGACAAATGTCCTTTTTAGAAAAAGTCATTCGCTGTTACTTTGACATAAAAATAAACAGCAATGAATGTATTAATAATAAATGGTCATCCAGATAAAGAAAGTTTTAATAATGCACTTTCTGATTCTTATTATAACGGAGCTAAATTATCCACTACTCAAGTCGAAGTAATAAACCTAAGAGATCTTGAATTTAATCCTAGTTTACAGTATGGCTATAGAAAACGAACTGAATTAGAACCTGATTTAAAAATAGCTATAGAGAAAATAAAAAATGCAGATCATTTAGTTTGGGTTTTTCCAATCTGGTGGGGAGGAATGCCAGCAATACTAAAAGGTTTTATTGATAGGACTTTTTTACCAGGGATTACATTTGAAATAGAAGAAGGAAAACTTCTACCTAAAAAGTTACTCAAAGGAAAAACAGCACGGTTAATCATTACTTCAGATAGTCCAAGATGGTATTATAGATTGTTCATAAAAAGCCCTGTAATCAATCAATTTAAAAAGGCGATTTTGACTTTTTGTGGAGTAAAACCAACGAAAGTAATGTATATCGCAGTGGTTAAAAACTCAAACCCAAAACAAAGAGAAGAATGGCTTAAACGCGTATTTAGTTTAGGTAAAATGCTATCGTAACTTTTTTGATTAAAGTTTAGATGTTATTTTAGTACTAAGAGGTTTAGTTGATGAGTAAAAATAATCTATAAGTTTTCCTTGTTCATCAACTAAATACTTTTGAAAATTCCATTTCACTGTAGAGCTTGTCACTCCGTTTAATTTCTCGGAAGTAAGCCAAGTATAAAGTGGATGCTGTTTGTAGCCTTTTACCTTTATTTTTTCCGTCAATAAAAAAGTTACACCAAAATTAAGAGAACAAAATTCTTGGATATCGTTTTCATTTCCTGGTTCCTGATTTCTAAATTGATTACAAGGTAATCCGATAATTATTAATCGATCTTTATAAGCTTCACTTAACTCTTGTAATTCTTCGTACTGTTTTGTAAAACCACATTTTGATGCCACGTTAACAAATAATATCTTTTTGTTTTTAAAATCTGAAAGTGTAATAGGTTGGTTTCTAATATCATTTATTGAAATATCATAGATTGATCTTACATTTTTATTTGTTTCGACAGATGAAAATAGTTTGGCTTTACTAGTGATTTTCATGATTTAAAAATTTAGACCTACAAGATGGTGTTAACCTTTCTATAAATTTAATCATTCATTCACTACTTATTGCAGGTGGATAAGTTTTTCCATCTATTTTGAATTATTCTAATTTTTAGTTTTTTTGAACAAAACAATAATCATACTTATTGTTTTAATTAACAGGAACAAACAAAAAGATGTAGGTAGGAGTACTCCAAAAAAATCAGGTTCAATTGAAATTATGATATATAGGTTGTAGGTTATTACTAAAGAACATGCGAATAATAGAAGTATTAGTACAAAACGAATTATTTTAACATGAATTACTGAGTAAATAATTAAGAGTATAGCTGTCGATAAAAATAGTATTGTTGTACTTAAAATTTCAATATTGCTAGAACTGAAAAAATCTACTTTATGACCGGTTGCATATAACAGACCTATGGTAAATAAAACATATAAACAATAAAGTGTAGCAATTAAGATTGCGCTATTTTTAAAAGGTTTTGTTTCGTTTTTCACAATAATTTATTAGGATATCTTTTTAGAATTATGTAAAAATATGAAGTTTTAAGACATTACTTTTCTAAAGTTGTTCGCTTTTAAATCAATACCGTATTTTTGCACCAATGAAACCGCAGAAGAAAGACATACGTGCACTTACAAAAGAACAACTCCGTGATTTTTTTGTAGATAATGGAGATAAGGCATTTAGAGGAAATCAAGTTTATGAATGGTTGTGGCATAAAGCAGCACATTCTTTTGATGATATGACAAACATTTCTAAGTCAACAAGAGAAATGTTAGATGCTAATTTTGTAATCAATCATATTGAGGTTGATGCGATGCAACGTAGTAATGATGGGACAATTAAAAATGCAATTAAATTGCACGATGGCTTAATTGTAGAGTCGGTTTTAATTCCTACGGAGAAAAGAACTACAGCCTGTGTTTCTAGTCAAGTTGGTTGTAGTTTAGATTGTAAGTTTTGCGCAACAGCTCGTTTAAAAAGAATGAGAAATTTGAATGCAGATGAAATCTATGATCAAGTTGTTGCAATAGATAAACAAAGCAGATTATATCATAACCATAAACTAACTAATATTGTTTTTATGGGAATGGGAGAACCTTTGATGAATTATAATAACGTTATCAAAGCAATTGATAAAATAACTTCTCCTGAAGGATTAGGAATGTCTGCTAAACGAATTACGTTATCAACTTCAGGTGTGCCAAAAATGATCAAAAAAATGGCGGATGATGAGGTTAAGTTTAATCTTGCTGTTTCGTTACATTCCGCTCTTGATGATGTAAGAACTTCGATTATGCCTTTCAATAAAAACTTTCCTTTAACCGATCTTAAAGAGGCTTTAGAGTATTGGTATGAGAAAACAAAAAGAAAAATTACATATGAGTATGTAGTTTGGCAAGGAATAAATGATCGAAAAGAAGATATTGATGCTTTAGTAAGATTCTGTAAATACGTTCCGGCAAAAGTAAATTTAATCGAATATAATCCAATTGATGACGGAGAATTCCAGCAGGCTTCGGAAAGAGCTTTAAATAATTACATCTCTAATTTAGAAATGAATGATATCGTTGTTAACGTTCGTCGTTCAAGAGGAAAAGATATTGATGCAGCTTGTGGACAATTAGCTAATAAATCATAAATGAAACAAGAGTACGAAGTTATTGTTGTGGGAGCTGGACCAGGTGGTGGGCAATGTGCTAGAAATTTAGCAAAATTGGGTGTTGATGTTTTGTTAGTAGAAAGACATGAAAGTTTCTATGATAATAATTTTTCTAGTGCTGGAATGTCTTTGGAAGGATTCAAAGAATTTAATCTTCCAGAAGAGGTAATTGGCAGATATTGGAAAAATTTCACACTACAAACTTCAAATGAACTCGCAACTTGGAAAGGAGAAAACAATAAAGGCGTTGTTTTAGATTTTGCAAAATTCCGTCAATTTTTAGCGGATGATTGCGTAGCTAATGGTGGAGATGTTTTAATGGGCTATTCCTTTACTTTAAAAGAGATTAAAGAAGATGGAGTAATTGCTCATTTTAAAGATAAAAAAGGAAATAATCCACATGCTATAAAAGCAAAACTTTTAGTTGATGCCACAGGTTCTGCTAGGAAAGTTATTTATGATTCTAGAGATAATCAACCTAAAATGGACTTGAGTGCGGGTGTTGAATACATGATTAAAGTTGATGATGAGGTTTATAATACATTCAAGGACGATTTATTCTTTTTCTTAGGCGATAAATGGTGCTTTAAAGGATATTCATGGATTTTTCCAATGGATGATAATGTACTGAAAGTTGGAACTGCTAAAATGCTAATAAAAGAGGCTAACAAAGCATCTGAAACACTAAAACAAATTACAGAAAGAATTATTGCCGATTATATGAAGGCAAGTTCCTATGAAGTTATTGATATTCACGGAGGTTCTATCAGAACTACAAAAGACATGTCTGAAGACTTTTTTAATGATAAGGTAGTGGCAATAGGAGATTCTATATCAGCTATAAATCCACTAGGAGGTGAAGGAATACGATATGCGCTTAGAAGTGCAGATGATGTTACACCTCATGTTTTTAATTTTGTAAAAAACAATAAAAACACCTTTAAGAAGTATCGTAAAAACTGGAGAAGAAAATATGTGTTTACTTGGAAATTATGTTTCTTCCTAACGGAAACGGTATATCATAAATACTCAGATTCTCAGATAGATGAAAAAGTAAGAAAGTATAAAGGATTAGTGGATATAGATCAACTAGTTAATATTCTTTTCGAATTTAAATTCACAAATATGAACAAAAGATTATTCTCTTTTGTTTGGAGTAAAATCAAGGGTAAATTTCAGAAGAAAGTAGCGTAACTCTAATTTTTAACGAGTTTGGCTTTTTGAAAAACAGTTATTGGATATCCAAACACTTCTGGAATCTCTTTAGAAATACCACCTGTTTTTGTTTTGTTCTGTAATCGAGAAAATAAAATTTCAAACTCCAATTCGTTTCCATTCGAAAAGTTGATTCTAGTACTTAAAAAGTTACCTTGAACTTCAAAGAAGCTGTACAATACATTCAAGTTAAAAGCTGTTGGTAAAATTATGCCGTTATTTTCGTCAATTTCAAAAAGGCCTTTTTCTTTATCTTTTACAATCAAAGTATAGTTTCTAGGACTGTTATTGTACACTAATTTATAATCAAATTTATGAATAGAATCAGTTTTTAATAGATGAAGTTCCATCGGTATTTTTTGACTTCCTCTTTCGGTGGTAATGTTTAGTTCTCCTTTATAAATTCCTAAGAAATCATCTGGGAAAGTCTTAGTTACACTTTGAGCGGTAACTGTACTTAAAAGAAAAAAGCAAAATGCGAATACTATACTTTTCATACTATTTAAAGATTGTTAACGAATATAACTATTTTAATTAATTTCAGTACTTTTGAACTCTCACGGAGAAAGGAGAGCTTTAATGAAACCTGTTGAAGAAATAAAACTTCCCATAGCTAAAGAAATGGAGCTTTTTGAATCTAAATTCAAAGATTCAATGCTTTCCAAAGTTCCGCTATTAAACAGAATTACATATTACATCGTTCGAAGAAAAGGAAAACAAATGCGACCTATGTTTGTTTTTTTGGTGGCTAAAATGGTTTCCAATGGAGGATTCGATGAAAGAACATATAGAGGTGCTTCTGTGGTGGAATTAATTCATACGGCAACTTTAGTTCACGATGATGTTGTAGACGATAGTAATAGAAGAAGAGGATTCTTTTCTATTAATGCACTTTGGAAGAATAAGATTGCCGTTTTGGTGGGAGATTTTTTATTATCAAAAGGACTACTATTGTCTATTGATAATGAAGATTTCGATCTGTTGAAGTTAATTTCGATTGCAGTAAGAGAAATGAGTGAAGGAGAGCTATTGCAAATTGAAAAAGCTCGTAAATTAGATATCACCGAAGATGTATATTTTGAAATTATTCGTCAGAAAACAGCAACTTTAATTGCCGCTTGTTGTGGTATTGGAGCTGCCTCAGTTGGAGCAAGTAATGATACCGTGCAGCAAATGAGAAAATTTGGAGAGTACATTGGAATTGCTTTTCAAATAAAAGATGACTTGTTTGACTACACTGAAGATAAAATTGGTAAACCTACAGGAATAGACATTAAAGAGCAAAAAATGACTTTGCCTTTAATTTATACTTTGAATAATTGTTCTTCAGACAAGAAAAAATGGTTAATAAACTCAGTTAAAAACCATAACAAAAACAAGAAAAGAGTTAAAGAAGTAATTGCATTTGTGAAAGAGAGTGGAGGTTTAGAGTATACCATTGAAAAAATGCATAAGTATAAGAATAGAGCTCTTGCTATATTAGATAATTATCCTGAGTCAGAGTATAAAAAATCATTACTACAAATGATCGAGTATGTGGTGGAAAGAAAAATTTAAATTTTTCAGAAATTGCAATCTATCGAATAATTAATACCAATAATCTTAAAATTATTGCCAAAATCTTAAAAAATTAAGATGCTTAGATTTTCTTTTTTTATCTTTGTAATCTAAATGAAATCTGTTTTAACAAAAATATCATCATTCGTTTTAGCACTTTTAGTGTTGTTTTCTACGTTTTCTTTTACAGTAGCAAAACACTATTGTGGTGATTTTTTAGTTGGAGTTTCCTACTTTGGAGATGCAAAGAATTGTGCAGATGAATTAGGGGAAGATGACTGTGATAGTCCACAGGTTATTAAAAAGAAGAACTGCTGCAAAGACGAAGTAGAGAATATTGAAGGCCAAGATGATCTTAGAAATTCAATTGAAAAATTTGATCTTGAAAAGCAGAAGTTTGTAGTAGCCTATGTTTCTTCTTTACTGTATTTGTTTTCAGAAGAAGATAAAAAGGAGAAAGAATTTCTTCAATATTCCCCACCCAAACTCACTTACGATTTAAATATACTTCACGAAGTTTTTATCATATGATTTTTTATATCCTTTAAAGACGATTAACGTCAAAATAAAAGATGTAAAACATAAATCATATAACATACATGAAATTTAGAATAATCTTTTGTGCGCTCTTTATATGGAACGCTCAATTGATAGCTCAACAAACATTCAAGGGAATGATTATGG
This genomic window from Tenacibaculum sp. 190524A05c contains:
- a CDS encoding nucleotide pyrophosphohydrolase is translated as MNIQDAQKQVDDWIKNHGVRYFNELTNMAQLTEEVGEVARIIARRYGEQSEKESDKQKDLGEELADVVFVVLCLANQTGVNLQEAFDKKLDFKTKRDHDRHHNNEKLK
- a CDS encoding VPS10 domain-containing protein codes for the protein MKKLLLLGAFLLLFANIKVNAQKNNSQFSEEYFNAIEWRNIGPFRGGRSCAVTGVSKKPNLFYMGTTGGGIWKTIDAGNTWQNISDGFFGGSVGSIAVSEWDNNIIYVGMGEKTVRGNVSSGDGVWKSENAGKTWKHMGLPNSRHIPRIRIHPKNPDVVFAAVMGDLYKSTQERGVYKSIDGGKNWKRVLFSNADAGAIDLIIDPNNPRVLYASTWNVRRTPYSLSSGGEGSAIWKSTDEGETWTNISENDGLPKGTWGISGLAVSPVNSEIVYALIENEKGGVYKSTDAGKTWKLINSERKLRQRAWYYTRIYADTQDENIVYVMNVRYHKSTDGGKTYKTYNAPHGDHHDLWIAPEDNQRMIIADDGGGQISFDAGENWSTYLNQPTSQFYRVTTDNHFPYRIYVAQQDNSTIRISHRTDGRFITNQDWESTAGGESAHIAVDPLNNDIAYGGSYGGLLTRVNHKTGSVRAINVWPDDPMGHGAEDFKYRFQWNFPVLFSPNNPKKLYATSNHVHATTNEGQSWEIISPDLTRNDPKTLGPSGGPITKDNTGVEYYGTIFAIAEVPNENGVIYTGSDDGLVHITRDGGKNWTNITPKKMPEWMMINCIEIDPFTKGGAYIVGTKYKTGDYQPYIYKTEDYGASWKKITNGIGNEDFTRALRADPKRKGLLYAGTERGIYVSFNDGKEWQKFQLNLPIVPITDLAVKEDNLIAATQGRSLWIIDDLTPLHQLNTSITNKDFFMYKPKESYRMGGGNGATSKRNGTNYYGGVPINYFVKNYSEKDTISLSFFDSAKNKIQVFSTHPNKKDKEKKLKVKQGNNVFHWDMMYSGAERVKGMILWWASLNGPMALPGNYSVALEVNGKSTSQNFSIKNKPNSESSEADLKAQFDFINSINAKMTEIHKALKNVKKVRGQIKTLKKSIQDKKKHKELIDFADKLLKDMTVVENNLYQTKSKSNQDPLNFPIKLNNKLGHLNSLTRIGDFKPTDQAIAFKNEITKDIDIELNKLYQIFNSEVKQLNQKVKDSQIDFIQLD
- a CDS encoding 3-phosphoshikimate 1-carboxyvinyltransferase codes for the protein MDLLLKIPKNQLFKNSIVVSGSKSESNRLLILQQLYPQLVIENLSNSDDSVHMQHALKGEGEVADIGHAGTAMRFLTAFFATQEGKTKVLQGSERMHNRPIKILVDALRDLGAEISYIEKEGYPPLKITGKKLEKSTVAIQGNVSSQYISALLLIASSLPNGLEIELLGEITSIPYIKMTLSLLSQLGIESTFEGNLIKVNPLANIEGKKVVVEADWSSASYFYSLVALSEIGTEIELSSYKKESLQGDSCLAEIYKHFGVTTTFEEYTILLKKEKETSTSLLELDLVKAPDIAQTIAVTCFALGVPCKLEGLHTLKIKETDRLEALREEITKLGGNITVTNEELHLESSSEINENIAIETYNDHRMAMAFTPLALKVPIQINDAKVVTKSYRNFWADFENVGIPQEVLK
- the queA gene encoding tRNA preQ1(34) S-adenosylmethionine ribosyltransferase-isomerase QueA — translated: MKLSQFNFELPPELLAEYPSEHRDEARLMVLNRKEQTIEHKLFKDLINYFDEGDVMMLNNTKVFPARMYGNKEKTGARIEVFLLRELNAEHRLWDVLVDPARKIRIGNKLFFGDDESLVAEVIDNTTSRGRTLRFLFDGPYDEFRRKLIELGQTPLPKYIKRDVEPEDEERYQTIYAKHEGAVAAPTAGLHFSKHLMKRLEIKGVDFAEMTLHVGLGTFNPVEVEDLSKHKMDSEKIIIPEEACNVVNNALENKKRICAVGTTVMRTVESSVSANQRLNEFTGWTNKFIFPPYDFSIANSMVTNFHTPKSTLLMMVAAFAGYDFVMEAYEQAVKEKYKFYSYGDAMLII
- a CDS encoding Crp/Fnr family transcriptional regulator encodes the protein MLEEFLRSFQVLTEEEILKFKSQAQYRKISKGDFFAQSGKVSREVGFINHGILRSFYLSSAEEDVTYCFRFTGSFCSAYSSFITGKPSIESLQAITDVEVMVWTKEQLVQLEKESPNWTMLLKILTEYEYFELERRVFMLQREPAEKKYLDLMEHQPELIKEIPLNYLASYLGITQRHLSRIRKTVY
- a CDS encoding NAD(P)H-dependent oxidoreductase, with the translated sequence MNVLIINGHPDKESFNNALSDSYYNGAKLSTTQVEVINLRDLEFNPSLQYGYRKRTELEPDLKIAIEKIKNADHLVWVFPIWWGGMPAILKGFIDRTFLPGITFEIEEGKLLPKKLLKGKTARLIITSDSPRWYYRLFIKSPVINQFKKAILTFCGVKPTKVMYIAVVKNSNPKQREEWLKRVFSLGKMLS
- a CDS encoding glutathione peroxidase produces the protein MKITSKAKLFSSVETNKNVRSIYDISINDIRNQPITLSDFKNKKILFVNVASKCGFTKQYEELQELSEAYKDRLIIIGLPCNQFRNQEPGNENDIQEFCSLNFGVTFLLTEKIKVKGYKQHPLYTWLTSEKLNGVTSSTVKWNFQKYLVDEQGKLIDYFYSSTKPLSTKITSKL